A genomic region of Gimesia chilikensis contains the following coding sequences:
- a CDS encoding NADH:ubiquinone reductase (Na(+)-transporting) subunit B: MKPLRNLLDKMHPLFDKGGKFEKLYPLYEAQDTFLYTPGEVTSEASHVRDSIDLKRMMSMVIVALLPCVFMALYNTGYQANAAMSTMGIESVPGWRGAIMSSLGVVPDANSLLSNLVHGALYFLPVYIVCMAVGGAWEGLFCIVRRHEINEGFLVTGMLFPLTLPPTIPLWQVALGISFGVVVGKEIFGGTGKNFLNPALTARAFLYFAYPGQIVGDTVWTAVDGFSGATSLGQMATAAPEVGMKAVTNPISEGGLGISWSQAFLGTIQGSMGETSTLACLLGAIFLILIGVGSWRVMAGVLAGSMGLATLLWMIGSNTNAMFAMPPQWHLVVGGLAFGLVFMATDPVSAAMTDTGRWLYGILIGGMTILIRVVNPAYPEGIMLAILFGNVFAPLIDYYVVQANIKRRLARNVA, translated from the coding sequence ATGAAGCCGTTACGAAATCTTCTTGATAAGATGCACCCCCTCTTCGATAAAGGGGGTAAGTTCGAGAAGCTTTACCCACTTTACGAAGCGCAGGATACCTTCCTGTATACGCCGGGTGAAGTGACCAGTGAAGCCTCTCATGTGCGCGACTCCATCGACTTGAAGCGCATGATGAGTATGGTCATTGTGGCTCTGCTGCCCTGTGTGTTTATGGCACTTTATAACACCGGGTACCAGGCCAATGCGGCGATGAGCACCATGGGCATCGAATCGGTACCGGGCTGGCGGGGTGCAATCATGTCCTCGCTGGGCGTGGTTCCCGATGCGAACAGCCTGCTCTCCAACCTGGTACATGGGGCACTCTACTTCCTGCCCGTTTACATCGTCTGTATGGCGGTAGGGGGGGCCTGGGAAGGTCTATTCTGTATCGTGCGGCGTCACGAAATCAACGAAGGCTTCCTGGTGACCGGGATGCTGTTCCCGTTAACGCTGCCTCCCACGATTCCGCTCTGGCAGGTTGCACTGGGTATCAGCTTCGGTGTGGTCGTCGGTAAAGAAATCTTCGGTGGTACAGGGAAAAACTTCCTCAACCCCGCATTGACAGCACGTGCGTTTCTGTACTTTGCCTATCCGGGGCAGATCGTGGGTGACACAGTCTGGACTGCCGTTGATGGCTTCAGCGGTGCTACTTCACTGGGACAGATGGCCACCGCTGCTCCCGAAGTCGGCATGAAAGCAGTGACCAATCCCATCTCTGAGGGAGGCCTTGGTATCTCCTGGTCGCAGGCGTTCCTGGGAACCATTCAGGGGTCCATGGGTGAAACTTCAACTCTGGCCTGTCTCCTCGGAGCGATCTTCCTGATCCTGATCGGCGTCGGTTCCTGGCGTGTGATGGCGGGTGTGCTTGCTGGATCGATGGGCTTAGCGACACTGCTCTGGATGATTGGCAGCAACACCAACGCGATGTTCGCCATGCCTCCGCAGTGGCACCTGGTTGTCGGCGGCCTGGCCTTCGGTCTGGTCTTCATGGCGACCGACCCGGTCTCCGCAGCGATGACCGATACCGGACGCTGGTTATATGGAATTTTGATTGGGGGAATGACAATCCTGATTCGGGTGGTCAACCCTGCGTATCCAGAGGGGATCATGCTGGCGATTCTGTTCGGCAACGTCTTCGCTCCTCTGATTGATTATTACGTGGTTCAAGCAAACATTAAAAGAAGGTTGGCGCGAAATGTCGCG
- a CDS encoding Na(+)-translocating NADH-quinone reductase subunit A — protein sequence MITIKKGLDLPIAGEPSALIENGPQVRSVALIGPDYIGMKPTLAVEVGDTVKKGQLLFSDKKIEGVIYTAPAAGKVTEINRGAKRVFQSLVIELAGEEEETFTSYEEGQLGSLTREQVTENLLQSGLWTSLRTRPYSKVPSPESTPHSIFVTAIDTSPLAPPPEVVLSEEPRAFSQGLQVLKALTEGKLYLCKAPGTNLPGCDLDFVTVEEFGGPHPAGLPGTHIHYLDPVSDKKTVWYINYQDVIAIGKLFTTGQLYNERVISIAGPVVKNPKLVKTIMGASLADLTDGNLEEGVDRVISGSALAGRTAEGPFAYLGRYALQVTALKEGTHRDFLGWMGPGFNKFSVVPVFASSWTGKGKKVPFTTSTEGSKRAMIPIGTYEKVMPLDILPTFLLRALITEDTEQAKLLGCLELDEEDLSLCTFVCPGKYNYGSLLRDNLTKIEIEG from the coding sequence TCCGCTTTGATCGAAAACGGGCCACAAGTTCGATCAGTTGCGTTAATCGGCCCGGACTACATCGGTATGAAGCCGACGCTGGCTGTTGAGGTCGGTGATACCGTTAAAAAAGGTCAGTTGCTGTTCAGCGACAAAAAGATCGAAGGTGTCATCTACACCGCTCCCGCCGCCGGGAAAGTGACTGAAATCAACCGCGGTGCCAAACGCGTTTTTCAATCCCTGGTGATTGAACTCGCCGGCGAAGAAGAAGAGACTTTCACTTCATACGAAGAAGGACAGCTCGGCAGTCTGACTCGCGAACAGGTCACCGAGAACCTGCTGCAGTCCGGACTCTGGACCAGTCTGCGGACCCGTCCTTACAGCAAAGTGCCCTCACCCGAGTCAACTCCGCATTCCATTTTTGTGACCGCCATCGACACCAGCCCTCTCGCTCCGCCACCGGAAGTGGTTTTGAGTGAAGAGCCCCGCGCATTCTCTCAGGGTCTGCAGGTTCTGAAGGCATTGACCGAAGGCAAGCTCTATCTCTGTAAAGCACCGGGAACCAATCTGCCAGGCTGCGATCTGGATTTTGTGACGGTCGAAGAATTCGGCGGCCCGCACCCTGCAGGTCTCCCCGGCACACACATTCATTACCTCGATCCGGTCAGCGATAAGAAAACCGTCTGGTACATCAATTACCAGGACGTGATCGCGATTGGCAAACTCTTCACCACCGGTCAGCTTTACAACGAACGCGTAATTTCCATCGCGGGTCCTGTGGTTAAGAATCCGAAACTGGTAAAAACCATCATGGGAGCCAGTCTGGCTGACCTGACAGACGGCAACCTCGAAGAAGGCGTTGATCGGGTGATTTCCGGTTCCGCTCTCGCCGGCCGAACAGCCGAAGGCCCGTTTGCTTACCTGGGCCGCTATGCATTACAGGTTACCGCGCTCAAAGAGGGAACACACCGTGACTTCCTGGGCTGGATGGGCCCCGGGTTCAATAAGTTCTCGGTTGTGCCTGTGTTTGCTTCTTCCTGGACCGGTAAAGGCAAGAAAGTGCCTTTCACTACATCCACCGAAGGCAGTAAGCGAGCCATGATTCCCATCGGCACTTATGAAAAAGTAATGCCGCTGGACATCCTGCCGACCTTCCTGTTGCGGGCACTGATTACGGAAGACACCGAACAGGCAAAACTGCTGGGATGCCTGGAACTGGATGAAGAAGATCTGTCGTTGTGCACGTTTGTCTGCCCGGGCAAATACAACTACGGATCACTGCTGCGAGACAATTTGACCAAAATTGAAATCGAGGGCTGA